Within the Buteo buteo chromosome 2, bButBut1.hap1.1, whole genome shotgun sequence genome, the region TTGTGGAAACTGATGGGAGGTTAGGACTCAAGCCTGGTTATTCCCTCCCAGCTGGCACCAGGgtaaggaagagagagaatcAGGTCATTTGGGGTGAGTGGGTTTCACTGTTTTCCCTGCACGTTTCCCTGCAACGCCGTTTTGTCAGCATCTCTGCCCTCCCATTGCTTTGGGGTACGTCTGTAGGAGTCCTTTAACTGTTGGATCCGGACTCCTAACTGCAGTGTTTTACCGTGCCTGGCAGGTCCATCTGTGTAGACTTTGGCTGTGTTGTGTCCCAGCGAGGGAAGGCGGAGGTGCAGTTTGACTGGATCAGTGTCACTGGAAACATTGCAGACTTGGCTGTGCACTCCTAGTTGCGGTAGGGGGGTTGATTAAAAacacagaagctgcaaaataaTCTAGTCTTAGGGAAATGTGACTCAGTTATTTTGTGTATGACTGTAGTGAATTCAACCCTTCAAAGCATATAGGATCAGAAGGCCGCCGTTTGACACTCCTGAGTTCTGGTGCACAGTCCAAATTGTAGCTACAGTAGGACTTACAGCTCAGAAGAGTCTTGCTGTCAGGGTAGAAATATGGCAAGGGTAGTTCACATTCCATTTCATATAAAACCATATCTAATTGTTTCTTTCTCCCATACTTTCCAGGAGAGCTTCTGAGAGGAGGGGGGTGTAGTGAGCTCTGCTAAAAATCGGAGCTTTTTTTGCTGCCCAGCATTACATTGGATGATATTGGCTTGTGGGCTTCAAAACTTCGAAGCTGGAATGTGTTTTCTAGGCTTTGTACTGTACCTCTTGTGCCCTTGTCCTCCTGCAACCTTGTAAGAAAGTTTTGTTGTCTATAGTGAGAAATGGACCAGGTGTGACACCGTCTTCCGTGTCCAAGCAAACTGTTGGAGAGCAGTGCAGCGGGAGGGAAATGCCTGATGGGCCACTGGTGGGAAGTGCTGTGCCTTCGCATGTGATGCTCTGACCTCCCTTCATCCTCTCTCCTCCACTGAAAAACCTAAGAACTGCCCCTCCACCCCCGCATCTGAACATGGGGGAGTCTAAGGTTCACCTTCTGTGGGGAATTTACATGTGTTGTGGGCTCTAAAATTAGATGGATACAGAGAGGATGCCTATGCCCTAAAGCTGGACATTGCATTTAAATATCTTGCAGAATCTAGGCCTGTAGGAATTGTGCTGTCAACTCCAAAAACTGGAATTTTGCAATTTGTATTTAGGTCAAAAGACCCATGAGAAATATATTAGAGGGGAAAAGAGACATTGAGAGCACACGTAGGTGTTCTAGCATCTAGATAGTCTCTTGGGATTACAGTGAAACACAAAATAGCTATGTTAATGCTATGAAGAGAGCAACTCCCACTCCAGTACTCTGCATTCAATTCCAGTGATTGTAAAcaattgttctttgtttttccacagACCTTATTTTGAACTCAAGGCAAAGTACTATGTCCAACTAGAGGTACGTATGTAATTTGGATCCATCTGAAACTCTCTACTGCTTACGGTAAATACTGAAATTACATCTAAAGTGCTCCAACAACAGTGTTGCGTTTCTGTGCAAAACCAATTCCATTCAAAACCTCTTGAGCAATTTGCTAAgcacattttaaagataaaagacTAAGAGAGGCTTTGTTTCCTCGTGTGAAATAAGTGTTCAAACCCTGCTGCTCACTGCCAGAACCAAACAAATACGGTTTGACTGTCTTTGCTTCTTGTAGTCTGAAGTctctggggtttggtttggtcgTGTGTCCCCCCTGTGTTTTATGCATCAGACTAACTGTGCTTGGGATGTTCTTTTCTGTTCGCTGGTTGGGTGAATTAACAGAACAAGTAACCTGCTTGTAGTACTCAAACATCACACACATGTGAATTTCCGATTTTGGGTTTGGCAGAATTGGGATGTCAAGCCCTTGGCCTTGTGGCTGGAtaggctgccagggctgctttttttttttttttttttttttttttttttttttttggcatctcCACACTGCACTCTGTGTGGTGCAACAATGTCTAGCCAGTGCTTGGGCACAGCGCACACCTTGCAGGGCACCGTGGCCCCAGGGTGGGCATGGCAGTTGTGCATGGGATGGTAATCCCTGCTATTACAGCCTTAGTCTTGGAGCGGCCAGGGGTGGGAGAGCAATGTTGCGCTAAAAATTCAAATGCAAGATTTGCTGTCTTTCTATTTGAGTGACTTTTGCTGAGTGTGGCCCCAAAAAACTGGGAGCCTGGCTCCTCTGAGTTGAAGGGTGGTGGCTGGTGCTGTAGGCGTGTGGGATGTGCACAGGGTCTAAGTAGAGCACGTGGCTTTGCACTGTTGGCCATGGGTGCAGGAAAGATCCAGCAGGGTGCTAGGTCAGCAGGGGCCTAGCTAGAAGCAGATTCCCATTCCTTGCCTGAGATGCACGGTATGTCCCACATCTTCTTTGTGAGCCCTTCGCTGGGCTGCCTGACATGCAACAGCTCTTTATAGGCCACAGAAACTCCGGCATGCACCTTTTCCTTACCAGGATCTGGGCTtgggctgcctcctgctcctctctcGCCTGCCTGCGCAGCCGTGGTCGGCAGCCGCTGCATGGAGCCAAAGCCTTGCCCATCCTCGGCTGGGTGCCAGCCCAATAATCCCTTCTGGCTAAAGGCAGCTTTTGAGAAATCTCCTTTTCTCCATGGGTGAAGGCCTGCTGTTGGGGGTCCTGTTGCTTCTCCATGACGGCTGCTTGGTGCCCTCCTAAAGAAGGTGGTTGTGTAAAATTTAATACAAAAGACAGCACAGATTGCTTTTAATGTACAATATAAAACAGTTGAGACAGCTGTCGATACCCAAGCAGTGTTTTACCTTTGGGGCACAGGGTGTACAACACTTTTGCCCTTGCTGTAGAGTGAGGTTTGTGCATGGGGATACAGAAACTGCTGTATTACAGTTGTCGGGGTTTGAGGCTTTCTGGTCTGCAGATTTAGTGACCAAGAAGTGATGCGTTTGGTGCTCAGAGGAGAGCGAGGCTTAGCCCCTTTAGGGACGACCCACAGCCATGCTGTGccctgcaggcaggggctgccagcAAACCCTTAGGGGTGGTTGTGGGGTAAGCAGTGACATACTGTTGAGAGCTGCACTCTTGTTAACGAGAGATCTTGCATGTTAATGGGCGGACCCCTGCTCTTTGCTTAATCAGGGGCCATTACCACACTCCAGAAGCAGTCCTAGCCCTTGGCTCTCATGGTTTGCCATGCTCCTGTCTCCTGTACAAGTGCCACTGCTTGCACTGGGGTACTCTTGAATTACGAACTCTCCCACCAGCTAGATACCAACCGTGGTTTATGCTAGCTTGCCTGTGCAGAGCGAAGTCACGTGTACACATAATGGAGAACTGCATACTGTGCGTCTTTCATAATGAAAGCACATCTAATACCTGTCTTCCTTGTTagcaactgaagaaaacagtggATGACCTGCAGGCAAAACTGGCCCTAGCAAAGGGAGAGTATAAGACTGCCTTGAAAAACCTGGAGATGATCTCAGATGAGATTCACGAGAGGAGGCGGTCCACTGCCATGGGGCCCCGAGGATGTGGCGTGGGTGCTGAAGGGAGCAATATCTCTGTAGAAGACCTGTCAGCAAGTAAACCGGAGTCGGACACCATCTCCAGTGAGTACTGAGTGCTCCTGTGCCTGTGAATATCCCGTGGGCATCGTTAGAAATGCTGAGATGAAGGATGCTGTGCATATTCTGCAGCTTGAAATTTGCTGGCTGTTGTGGGATTGTGGCTAACTTATTACACTTATTATTATTGCTGAAGTTTATTGTATTCTTTAATAGCCAGTTTTCAAGGGGAAGGGGTATGAGTTGAAATGCATCAGCTGTTCCTTTAGCAttgctgctgggttttgtaCAGTGTTGTaatgaaaggaacaaaattaatGCACTTCAAAGCACAGTCCTAATTTTTAAGCCAGTGATGCTGCTGTCGGTGACTCACCTGGGGTGACTGCAGGCTGTTGTAGATCATTCAGTGAGGTTGCTGAGGTGGCAGCACTGTTTGGAAACAGACCTTTTGGATCAAGTGCTTGTCTTGCAGTGCTGGGCTTGTGGCAAAGGGACTAAAGTTGCAGCTACAGTAGTACAGAAGGGCACAGCGTTTGGACAGAGGGGCTGAAAGGATAAGCTCCTTTGCACTGTAGGATCTTTTGCCAGTATGTGATTTCAGCAGAGTATGTGTGCTGTGAACAAGGAAAGTGAAGAAGCAGTGATACGCTCATGCAGTGTACTGAGACTCTGTATGAGAGACGTTTCTCTTGGGTGACAGCAGCAACCACTGAGCAAGTTCCTAGGTAACTTCTGCTTTCTGGTGGCACGTGGGGAGCTTGGGCTGGAAAGATTGGAATGGTCTGTTGCATTGTAAGTTTGCTTTTGTCCTGGCTCTGGGTGAAAGTGGATAGATGGACATTGCATGTGGCCcactttttcctcccacctgGACACTTTGTCCCCTTCTTGATGCAGAAAGCCTTTTTTGCTGCCGAGTCCCACAATTgccattttaatttgtatttcagctccatttctgcagggaaaagTCTAGGTCAGGATTGCAGGAGTTACTAATTACATGACCTGAAGGCTGAATGTGCAATGCTCTCGTGTACCAGTGCCGAGGCTCTGTAGGTCCGTGGTGCAGCCTGGCGgtgctgtgggagctgggaggcagctctgGGCTGGCCTCAGTCCTCTGCAGTGGCAGGAGTTTTTGCACAATGTGCTGGAGCTTCCTCACTCAGTACTGTGCACCTGGGACCTGATTTGCCACAGCGAGCGATCGTGGTGTCTGGGCCCACAGATGCAGTGGAGTTTTGGTATGGCTGCTTATCTTCTGACTTCTTAAGTCCCAAGGTTGAGCCTTTCTGAGTTAGGGATTGTCTCTTTGGATACCCACAAGTCCCCCCTCCTCATGCAGAAGGCCTCCCGAGAGCCTTAAGTATAACTGTGGTGAGGGTTTTCTTGTGCTGAAGGAGTTCAGGGGCCTGGTATGTAGGGGCAGAAAGAGCCAGGAAAGGTAATTTGGAGCAACCGCTTGCTGGCCCTCCTGGTCGCTGCTGAGGCTGCAGGCAAGGATGGCACATCCCTCTCTTTGAGTGCAGTCTGATCTATGTGGAAGGACTCCAGGTTGTGTCTAGCGCCAGCGCAGAACTGGTTTACAACAGGGCAGGACTAGCAGCCTGCCAGACATAATAACCAAAATAGCCTCGACAGGTTAAGCTCTCACGTGTAGTAATATGTGGGGGTTTTCTGCCAACGCCCTTTTACATCTTGATTTCTGTCTGCTGGAGTTGAATAAAACACCTCATCATCAGCAAGAGTTTCTGGCCCTAGCAGATGCTCCTGTGTGGTATGGTAAGTTTAGATTGTGATAAGTTGCGCTTGCTGTAGACTAGCTGGTGTCAGTGCCTCTTGCCAAGTAGAGGACTCCTGTAATtggaaacatcttttttttgcCCAACTGTTTTTTGCTTTCACCCCCTGCAAAGTTACCTGTATTGCTCACCATATATTGATAAAACACACCATGTGAGAAGAAAGACCACTCTGCAGTCTTGGATTCAACatcattaaaaggaaaacaacaaaacccaaaccacaacaaactGTCTCTGAGCACAAAGTGCCCTGGAGGGGGCTCAGGAAGGTGGATAATGCTGTTACCCATTTTATGTTTGAAGCCTTTTAGGTCAGTTCTGCAATGtgcaaatgcagcagaaagaagCATAACATCTCCAAAATAACCACGATGGtagctgcttctgtttgcaCCCTTTGTGTCCGAGTGGTGCAAGTGAGCCCCAGGCTGCCGGGGTAACAGAACAACTACTTTGAAACTTCTCCTTTGAGTCATTTTGTTAACgctgctgctttgctcctgctgctctttcaAGCTGGGTTTGAGCCTCTCTAACAATAGCAGGAATTGCAAGGAGGCGTCATTGAAGATAACCTCGGGTCACTGTAAATGTCTTGCTGTTTGTGGGACTTCTTCAGACCAGTGTGATTCCAGCCCACCCTTTTACATGCATCAGCCTCTGCGCAACAAAAAACTTTCTGATTCCAGTGGGGCTACTTGCATGCAGAACCCTTTGGTTCATAGGTCCCAATCCCACAATGAGCCAAGATTGAAAAATGTTGAATTTTAGCAAAATCTACACCCTCTATGTTCCACAAAATGGAACCTTCATTAATGGATTCCTCCTCCTGTTGCTAACAAAGAGCCTGCAGCTTAATCTAGCCAGACAGTTTGGAGTTGGTTTGCTTTAATGAGAATTCAGATCTGAGCAAACATGAGCAGGGAAAATCATATATGTGGGTGGGACTTTTTTTAACTTGGTCTTGCTTGGTGATCCTCATCCAAAAAGAGATCTTGGGAGTTCATGCTGGATTTTAACTGTGAAAGTGGGAAGATAAGGTGGAAGTAATCTGCCTTCTAATTAGTGCCTTAAATAACCAGGAGTCTGTGCTGGGATCAAGATGCTGCTGGCTAAGGCGGGCACAGGGGACTAGGCCCTGGCCTGACTTATGTACTGAAGTCAAGTGAACAAGGCCAGCTGGGCAGAGGACAGCAGGAACAGTAAAAATCCAAGACCATTTTGGCACGAGGAGCAGTAGCTGGTGTAGAGCTGGTCTTGCAGGGCATGTCTGGCAGGTGTGCTGTTCCTCCAAGCAGAATCAGGCCTTCACAATCCATGTATGAAATGCTGGGTTAAGGCTTTGCAAAGAGGGCAGAGTTTGAGAAGAGGCAGCCCGTGGGTTAGCAGTGCATGCACGTACAGAAGATGCAAACCTGAGAAATTCCTGTTGCCCAGGAAGGTGCAGGAGGGGGGTAGGTTTGCTAACTGGAATATTCTTTGAACATTGCAGTGGCTTCAGAAGTGTTTGAGGATGACAATGGCAGCAGCTTCATATCCGAAGAAGATTCGGAAACTCAGTCGGTGTCCAGCTTCAGCTCTGGTCCTACGAGCCCCTGTGAGGTGCCCACTCAGTTTCCTCCTGCAACGCGACCTGGAAGCCTGGATCTGCCCAGCCCTGTATCCCTCTCCGAGTTTGGGATGATCTTTCCTGTCCTCGGCCCCCGAAGTGAATGCAGCGGGGCATCCTCCCCCGAGTGCGAAGCTGAAAGAGGTACGCACAGCTGGATACGCCCTGGGCCTATGTTTTTCAGCTTTATAAAGGGAGCAGGAAAACCTTCTCAGCTCCCCTAGGCATATCGCCAGCTCACTGAGCTCTGACCTGTTGGCTGCTTCCTTGGGGAAGGCAGTTCTGGAAGGCCCTGCATCCCACAGTTAACGATGAcatctaaaatgttttcattatttttctcctggctGGGAAGGTTCCCCAGTTCTGTCTCAGTGGAGGGGTTCGAGGTTTCTCATGAAATAAGCGATCAGTGGGATTCTGATGGtatgtttattttaaggaaaatctgagtttaatttttttcttaaattactgTCCTGCTTGctgaaaattctgctttccaggaaaaaaaaaaaaaaaaaaaaagaaaagaaataacatgcCAAAAGGAACCTCTTGCAGGCTCTGCCAGCCCTTGCTGACAAATTCAGACTAGAGGATTACCACCGCTCTTGTGTGCTCCAACCTAAGGCTGTTTACACTGTAATTTGCTGATGCAGTGCACAAGACAAACACGGCTTGGAAGGCCAACTTCGGTTTCATTAAAGCATCTTGCTCCTGCtcctataatttttttttttttgcgcaCTTTGGCAAAGGAAGCTGCAGAAGCACCCACTGAAGCTTAAGCTGCAGAATGAAATCCGGGTTTAACATCTAGTTTAATCCTTTCTTTGCAGGGGATAGGGCAGAAGGGGCTGAGAACAAGACAAGCGACAGAGTGAACAAGAATAGGAGCAGCAACAGGAGCAGCTCCACTGAGGGGCTGGCTCTGGATAACCGAATGAAGCAGCTCTCCCTTCAGTGCATGAAAATCAAAGAGGGAATATGTGCAGGCAGAAAAGCTGCCCAGATTGGCTGAGTCCTCCTTGTGCCCTGTCCTGATTAATGGgagtataaatatttatacatgaACTTCTAAGTGTTTGAAGAACATTGTGCCAATAATATATGCCAAATCTTAAGCGTTTACTCTAAGAATTTAAAACTGCACTAAGAAGTCTAATTGATGTGGAGGGCTGAAGTTTTTATTCAGTAAATCCTTTATAGGCCGGACAAGTTATGAAATGTTTAAGCTGTGCTCATATTTCACAGACTTTGTAAATTGTTTTGTAGCAGCCTGGCTGAAGCAATAAGTAATGTTCCCGTGTAAATTCGTGCCAGTAGGGGGTCTGAAATTCAAGCCAGACATTTGCAGAGAGCAGTTTGGCTTCAGTTTTGTAGAATGAAATGCTCTTTAGATACAGTGGATCTCTTGAGTATAAGTGGCATATTCTTTAAACATCTGTATTTGTCTGTATTATGCTGAAactgtagaaatattttgtatacAGGAAAGCTGTTGCATGTGTGGGGTCTAAAAGCCTTCACTCTTCCGGTGCTCACAGAAAGGATAAAGATGTCACACCTATAAAAATGGGTGTTATGAGATGGACAGAATGGGGATGGTGACACTCAGCAGTGGTAGGCCCTTTCTAGCCACCTTCCTGAGTCTGCCTTAGACTCTGAGGGTGATTTCAGTGACCAAAAAGAGTTGATTggccccttcccttctcctcccctgaAAAGTGAAGTATTATTTTTCAGCACTTTGGTTTTTTGCTCGAAAATGGGAGTCATAGATGTTTTCAGGAGTTATGATAAGGGATTCACCTTTGAAATATgcatgaagaaaaggaattgCCGGTGTAGATTGACAATGTGTTCTTAAGCTTCTCTGTAGGTTGTACTGTGTGGGGTTTTATAACTGTTAAAGGGACTTGGGATTTTAGTATGCCCTAGAGAAAGTGTTCAATAAAACTAGAAAGGGCATGGGCATGTTTTGCCAGCAGCTGTTAGGCAGTAGTAGTGTCTGGTAATTATGCTAATAAGTGGTAGTAAAAATCCTAGGACTCTTCAGTTTTGGTGGCtaagcatttctgaaagcacCATTTTATCTAAGATGTCAGTTTATATCGTTAATTTGATGGAAATTTTAGTATTACCCCCAAAGTATTTTCTATTCTATGTTTTTGCAGTCCTGTTGTATTTTGTCCCTGCCACAGCTTGTGTATCTATTCTCAAAGTTAATGTAAAATTCTTCACACTACagtaaacatttttgttttccacattttcGAGTCTGTGCAAGCTAAGTGTATTTCAAGTGCTAAGAACTGATTCTTCTCCTGGAGCAAGTTTAGTCTTTAAATATGCACTTCCAGTCAAAGACTGCAGCCTGGTGTCACTCTTTGGTAAATTTCCTCTCATCTTGCCAGTTCTGACTGGAAACTGAACCTCCCTGCACTTGGgcaatgaattaattttatgtttagCAGGATATAAAAATAGTTGTGTGTGCTGCCTTGCATGTGTCCTGATAGGGTTCAGCTCCCAGCAGGGTAAAACCATTGATCAGGAAGTATAGAAGGGTGTGGAACCCACCATACCCTTACTTTTACACCATGCTTCTGCAAGATTTGCTTAAAGATCTTGCCGCAGCCGCCTTCCTTTGGCGAGCCCTGGACTTGGCAGGTAAATCACCCTTCAAACGTGCAAGCAAACAGGCAGAACTGTGTGTCTAATAAATTAAtggaaaactaattttattttaaacttcataAAAGCCATAATTATAAATACGACAAACTTAAATGAACATACATCACTATGGAGTACAGGCAAAGGAACAAGCTTTCTCCAGTTACTTTTCTGTTGGAGCTCTTTATGCATTCTGAAGTGTAACATGATGGTGGCTGCCTTCatggatataaaaataaacctttggTGTATCAAAGTATATGTGATCACTTCAGCTGCCCTGAAGTGAGAATGTATAAAGTAAATGTTAACCTAGGCATTCTACTTCTCTTTGGTATTATCAAACAAACAATATAAATGTCCTTTTGACTAAGCAATGAAAACCTCTACTATATGTACACAAACTTAATTCTAAACAGCTGGCTGTTCAAACACTGCATAGATTGTGTGGTCAACTGCATAATTACTATACAAAATAGTTACATGAAACTTGCATCAGGAAACTAGAACTGACTCTGAGACTCATAGGGCAGATGGGATAGAAGCTGTTGATACCATTCATCCATGCTACTACACCTCTCACTGAGTCTTTGAGGACTGATGGATCGGATTAACCAAGGATTAACCTGGGTCTTCCTAACAAAACAAACTGGGGGAAGTGTGTGTCACTGGGGTGTCTCACCCTGAGCTATAAACAGCAGCATTATGGGGTCTTGTATAGAGCTTTAAagtaggatttaaaaaaaaaaaaaaaaaaaaaaagcctttgcagTGCATAAGTAAGGAGAATGCCAAAACTTCTGAAGAGGCTATCTCCAGTTATCCCTCTGCACTGCTGATTGatagagaattaaaaataatttctttgtagTAGTCTTCTCTTAGTCAATCAACGAAAGTGTAAATCCTCTTAAAGCCCCTTACAGTAGTAACTGGCTTTCACTTTATCAGTTACCCCCTTGTTCTATAGCTCAGGCAGTAGTTCAGACTTGTACGGTGTGTGACAAACAACTCAGGAGTGCAGGATACTTGTTGGTATATTTTATGAGGCTTTGTATTTTAACGTTTAAAGGCTTGAATTGCATGTTTACTGGCAGAGGAGACTTAAGGGTCAAGAGATGCATGACTGTCTAACTAGAAATAAAGTAACATGACCAACGTACCCTTGTTACAGTCTGAGCTGTTGTGCAGCTATTTGAATATTTACACACGCAGGCCTTATTCCTTTCTAAAAGTCTTGCTATGTaacattttcatgctttcatcAGCATCTAATATTCTCTGTCATATGGATCAAAAATGGCTAAATGTtgtaggggaaagaaaagcttaacCTAGATGTTGGCTTGAGGCTGTGTTAAAATCTAAGGATCAGTTCActttccaatattttttccagatctatttgtggaaaaaatatagAAGTATGTAAAGTGCTtacatgaacattttttttctaccaaaaaaaggcaagaaagttttgttgtaaaataatttgccaCAACCAAAATCTATGGACTAGAATTTATAAGAAcattctgtgtttccttttaaatgctCTACCTGAGTGTCCTGTTCTACATCTGAAAGGAAATGTACAGTGATGGTATTCTAGCAGCCTATGTAGGTACAATATTTGAATAGAACTTATGTTATAAAGGACACTGATACTAGGCTTAAATCCTGTGCAGTTATGGGGATGAGCCCAATCCACGAACTGTACTGTACATTTAAGAACTGTTAGTGTATCCTGGTGGGGACAGGATCCTTTGTCCTTAATGCCTTTGGCTTTAAGAAAGTGAGTACGTTCCTTGGTTTTAGTTTAGCACAGTATGGAAGCTGAGCCTTATGCTTGTTTCATCTAGCATAAGCTTTGGCACTAGCTTGTGcttggggagtggggggagaggggaagaaaaaccccTTCCTGCAGAGTAGAAACCAACTACAAGAGACAAACAACAGATTTTACTGTAGGCAAGTCTACCAACTTGATCTCAGACAGCGAGGCTGTGCAAGAACTTAGTACTGAAAGCAGGCAGTTCTGGCCTTCTGTACTGTCAAAAAGATACTCAGTTGAGACTTCCTAACTACCTCTAACTTCATAGGTGATAAAATATATGCAGGTCTCCATTGCCACTATGGTTTAGCCTGAGCTAAAAACTTACTTAACACACATTTGTAGGGAAAATGTGAGttgatgaaattttaattttgtaggGATGAAGCAGTCCTTGGCACGTACTCTAAAGGTCAAGGATAACCACAAAGAACCTAATCTGATTTTTGCTCAGCTTATGCCCATGCTGTTCCCTCTGTTGATTTGTTGCAATAATCATCAGAAACTTCCCTGCAAAAGAAGGTAAGTCAGCCACACTGTGACAAATGTGTCACAAATTTCCTAGCCCAGATGGTCTCAGAGAACTGCAGTCAGAAGGGcatgtgttttcaaaagcatgtgTTTTCAATGCCCTTTTAAAGCTAGACATTTGTTAAGCAGCTGTCTGatgaaggaaatgaaacaaaaggatCTTGTACTTTCTGGAGAGGGCTAATAGCAGACTTCTCTGGGAACAATTTTAGCCCACAGATCATATTTCTGGTGCTCCTGTAGCATGTGTGCTTAGTTTCCCAATGACCAAATAGCACCTGTGCTCTAAAGTAAGATTTAAATGCTACCTTTTTGCTTGGAAAACTGCTAAACCAACCTGAATGGCAGGGAACGTCCTgtggctgttttaaaaacaccttctcccccaACTGTCAAATATAATGGAATTTTAAGTCTGCCATTTGTAAAAAGACAGAAACCAATACATTTTAGAATCAGTGAGGCAGTTagtgtttaaattaaaaagaaaaacttggtTATCTTTAAATCCTTTTCAGATACAATGTATATAGATCTTCTGGAGGAAGAGCACAGATAGTAGGCttctaaaaaaatcttattctgGACTAATCCCACTTCCACTATTTTCTTAAGAACTTTGACCCTACTCCTATTGATGACACTGGTCAAGGACTCAATTAATTCACTGGTttcaacttaaaagaaaaaggtaccCTTTAAAAGATGTCTTGTATAATGGGATCTGCAAGTGCATTTCTTGCATCTGTGGTTTATTAGGGGGAGAGGTTTGAATGATCCTTCCCCTACAAGCTGAATACTTATAAAAATGTTGAggataaaaacatttctttgctgGGATGCTGATGGTGGGTAATTCCCTACCTCCTCGCACCAGCAAATGAGACTACATCAGTAGATACAAAGAATCTTACAGTGCACCTTTAGATGAAAACCTTTCACACCTGCTAAAACAAGGATGTGCTGCACTGTctgtactgctgctgctggataACCTCCTGTTTTTACTGCTGATCTGGATCAAACTAGGTCTTGCAGCTAGTAGGAAGGAAGCCACAGAGTACCTTGTGCTGTAGTATTATGTACTAAAGTAATACAGATATGAAATAACAGCTCTCAAAATACATATAATGAGTGAAGCCATTTGTTCTTCATTTAGAAATAGCTAAAGTCAGAATCATCTTCTTTCTTTACTCCTATATACATACTTTAGATAAGCTGAACATGTTAGTCTGGAATACTATGTGC harbors:
- the SH3BP5 gene encoding SH3 domain-binding protein 5 isoform X2 produces the protein MEPVGRRGRAAEEGPRPEEEEVDPRIQGELEKLNQSTDDINRRETELEDARQKFRSVLVEATVKLDELVKKIGKAVEDSKPYWEARRVARQAQLEAQRATQDFQRATEVLRAAKETISLAEQRLLEDDKRQFDSAWQEMLNHATQRVMEAEQTKTRSELVHKETAAKYNAAMGRMKQLEKKLKRAINKSKPYFELKAKYYVQLEQLKKTVDDLQAKLALAKGEYKTALKNLEMISDEIHERRRSTAMGPRGCGVGAEGSNISVEDLSASKPESDTISMASEVFEDDNGSSFISEEDSETQSVSSFSSGPTSPCEVPTQFPPATRPGSLDLPSPVSLSEFGMIFPVLGPRSECSGASSPECEAERGDRAEGAENKTSDRVNKNRSSNRSSSTEGLALDNRMKQLSLQCMKIKEGICAGRKAAQIG
- the SH3BP5 gene encoding SH3 domain-binding protein 5 isoform X1; the encoded protein is MLNHATQRVMEAEQTKTRSELVHKETAAKYNAAMGRMKQLEKKLKRAINKSKPYFELKAKYYVQLEQLKKTVDDLQAKLALAKGEYKTALKNLEMISDEIHERRRSTAMGPRGCGVGAEGSNISVEDLSASKPESDTISMASEVFEDDNGSSFISEEDSETQSVSSFSSGPTSPCEVPTQFPPATRPGSLDLPSPVSLSEFGMIFPVLGPRSECSGASSPECEAERGDRAEGAENKTSDRVNKNRSSNRSSSTEGLALDNRMKQLSLQCMKIKEGICAGRKAAQIG